The Tachysurus vachellii isolate PV-2020 chromosome 10, HZAU_Pvac_v1, whole genome shotgun sequence genomic sequence CTGCAGATCCTCCTCAGCGGGGTGAGCCAATACTCCACTGCTTTTGGTCGTGTTTGGCTGTCCGTGGTGTTTATTTTCAGGGTGTTGGTGTTTGTCGTAGCAGCACAGCGCGTTTGGGGCGACGAAAACAAAGACTTTGTGTGCAACACAATGCAGCCCGGCTGCACCACTGTGTGTTACGACAGCATCTTTCCCATCTCCCACGTTCGCATCTGGGCTTTGCAGCTTATCTTCGTCACCTGCCCATCCCTCTTAGTGGTGGCTCATGTCAAATTGAGAGAAGAGAAGGATAAAAAGTTCACAGAATTTCACAAGGGTGAACATCTATACGCCCACCCAGGGAAAAAGCGCGGTGGGCTTTGGTGGACCTACATGCTCAGCCTTTTCTTCAAAGCAGGATTTGATTGTGCCTTCGTCTACATCCTGCATCATATCTATAACGGCTTTGACATGCCACGTATCTCCAAGTGCTCACTGGATCCGTGTCCGAATACGGTGGACTGTTTCATCTCGCGGcctacagaaaagaaaatcttcACAATCTTTATGGTGGTTACGTCTGGATTTTGCATTGTGATGTGCCTGTTTGAAATGAGCTATTTGATCGGAAAGAAAATATTCAAAGCCATAATTAAGCGAAAGGGTCCTGGAAGGGTGCCTTGTGAGCACTACGATGCTACAGATCATGCAAATCAGAGACGGAAAGGTAGAATAGATCCTACACTCACCAGTGTGGAAAACCTCACGTTGTTAAAGAAAACAGACCAAACTCCTGAAAAAAGTGCCATTTAGTGAGGGGTTATTATCCTTCTGAGCAGTAAATCCACTCactgaacatgaatgaatgaatcagatgCTAAATTTTAAAGCTGGTATgatatatatgaatatacatACATGGATATACTAACACTGATGAACACATTATGGGGAATTGGTCAACACTTTCCAAAGAGTGTATAACATTTACGTCATGTAATTTGGTGAGAAGAGAGCTTGAAATGAAGCTTTTTCTAACCATGAAATTGATCACAAGCTTGTCAAGTTTCAAAGATAATGCACAAATAACTCTGTAAACGTATTATTGTAAAGTTTACAATACTTACAGCTTAACAGCCAAATGAGttgggggtgaatacttatgcaaccaacacattttttccccttttctttaattaaactgTGGATCACAATGATGATATTTCGCAGCTTTAAATTTCAGACATATTGTGTAGatcaaatggttaaaaaaaaataccaataaGCCCGGGGTTGTAAACTGTAGAGAAGTTCTTGGGGGTGAATACTTCTGCATTCACTACGCATAGCACTTATAAAGCCTGAAATCTCTGAAATCATAAAAACTCAGGTAAGTTGTAAATAGACTTTCAGTGAAGTATTAAGATAATtttttgaagaaataaaatgaagttcATTGATGGCTTAAATCACGTTTTTAAGCGGTTCtggaaaatgttatttattatgcttttgttacATTGAAAGAGATTACAGATACATTTGGAAGAGCAGAGCAAACCTTCTGCTGATGGTTCTGTTGTTGCATGAGGATAAGTGATTGTGGGACTGTGGGAGGTGCGACAACTGTTACGAAATCCTTGAAGAGCGCTGTGAACATAATAGGAAATATAAGCATAGTTTGTATCTCTTTACCCACAGTAACCTCAAACCTGATTATTTCTCACGGGTCAGTTTTTAATTCGACTTGTAATtgatgaaagaataaaaaccAGGGTCAGTGCAGTGACTATGATTTATTCAAATGAGacctgtgggatgtggtagctcagtggttaaggtgttcggctactgatcggaaggtcattggttcgaaacccaggtccaccaagctgccactgctgggcaaggcccttaaccctcaattgctcagatgtataaactCTTTATAAAGTCTTTGTGTtaatgctgtaatgtaaatgtatgcatggctgtgttcagtgtgtactATCTGAAATTTTCCTCTATGGTATGTTCCAATAAAAATCTATTGAAATTCCGTGTAGCGTGTTTAGTTTGTGGAGGCGGGGTGGAATGTACAGAGTTAACCTTCTATAAACAGGAGGCTGAAACCTAAACATTGAGCTCATAAACAGTGCCTGTCATTGTATGTTTCTAACAGACTTTCTGAAAGTCTTTGTCTTAGACACGGTTCAGTTCAACCcattttactgtacattacagtcCTATcttcaatatttaatatataaataaaactgtgcaGCATGAGAGActttatttgttacataaaaGTCACCTCTTGATCTTTCAGTAACGATCAAATCCCTCCTACATGTTTTATGGtgcgcgcacaaacacacacacacaagggccTTTTCACTTAATACTGACTACAAAAATTCATGCTCTCTCAATCAAAGATGCCCCTATTTCCAGgcaatatgaatatttataagcAGCCTCAATAATCTCCTAATCAGTAGAGCTTTAGTGGAAGCACACAAAGAGTCATACAACAAATCAATACATCGCACTGACCAGAGAACACAaaagccaaaaaataaaaataaataaataaaaagcccaCTCACTGAGTCACCCACTCAGCTCAGCTCCACCTACACATGTGCCCTAGCTTTGGctcacacacacgaacacagtgaagcatcccacacacacacacacaatcacagagccaacattttctttctgaacCGCTTTCTTTTGTTGTCTCCACAACATTCTGGCTTCTGGTAGGAAGGatatgctttgtttattttacaacatATATATCTTCAACCAAAAATGCTCTCTAGTTTTTAAGCCATTTAGGTTTACAGCTCCATTTTCaataaaacacatcacacatataAGATGGAGATTCCTGTAAAGTAGTAACATTTCTTAGTAGAGGACACCTAAACATTACAGGGAGTTAAAAGTCTGACCTCAATCTGAAGTTGGTCTTAAACATAGCCGCAGGATTTGCTCTGAAAGCCAAAATAAATTAACGGTGCTCCCTGAGAATCATAGAACATAGTGTGGAACAGATGGGAGATACCATACTGAGTGCAATGTGGGTTGCTGTGAAGCAACAAAAGGTGCCAGAAAGTCATGGACAACGATAGCACAAACACAGGAGCATGATGTCATTTGTTCTGACCCATTTGTGTTTTATACTAGTGCACAATGCATTACAATTTCGGCCTCATTAAGACTGAGCTAATTAATTTGTCCTAAAATAGACCTATTTGGCCACCCATATTACCCACTCATGTCCTCCCTTCCTACAATACACATGAGAAATCATATATTTCTAGGGCatgagacagatggagagagaagctAAAGGCAGGAGGAGAGACCGAGAGGGAAGCTGAGGTGGAGTAAGGAAGAGGGGAGTTATAGCACACTCAAGATTTCCTGTCAGATTTTCAGCAAAAAATAGCTATAGGAAAAAGTCCAATGTATATTTCTGGTCTTTCACAGTTGCTTTATTGACAGCGGCTTACAATAATGCATTTCTATTGCCTTGCTGATATGCTTACAGGTAAAAACATATGACCCTGTAAATATTTGTGGCTGGCAAGTTGTGCAAAAATAACTCGGCTAACATCTCCAGCAGCAATGAATGTTGTCAtttatactgtaattaaaataaataattaagaaaaatgTTCTTCTGATCACTCATTCAGCACATTAACATAAAGCATTAACACTTGCCCTGCGcgcacatattttatatatatatatatatatatatatatatatatatatatatatatatatatatatatatatatatatatatatatatatcctatatATAGCAAATAtagtattgtttttatattgcaCTGATTTTGAGCTTGGAACAATTTTAAAACCCTCTGATGAAAACCCTTATAGtaaatatcataataataatcacataaaAACTGCCACTATAAATTGTTCAGTTAAATATGATCCACATAAGCAACAAAATTATCAAGCTAATAAATCTAAGCAACTCACAATCACATAGGTCTAGATAGTACAATTACTGCTTAAATAGGAGACCTATAATGTGCTTGTCCAGGGGTGGATTTTAAAACACTTCTTTCCCTGATTAATATTACCCAATCATTACCAAGAGGTCAAGTTTCTAAAATGAGTGcatctgttttgtctttgtgaGCAGAGTTGTTTGGACAAAGATTCTATCTCCATGTGTGGCTCTGCCCCCTGCGTGTACTGTGAAGACACCCCAGCATTATCCTGCTCAACATTAGCAGCCAACTCTGCACGCTGGCAAGAAATCTGCCATGCTTACTTGTCATGGCACTCTTTGTCCATTTCAGATTGGTCTTCGCAGAAAAGCCCCTGAAGGACTTCCTGTTCCAGCTCTTCCCAGAGGTCCCATTCATGATCCGAATCGGTCAGATCAGAGTCCCAGTCACTGTCTCCAACTGTGGAGGCTTGGACAAAGTCTGCTCTAGAGCCACTGTCCTCAGAATCAGAGTCCTTTGAATCATATACAGAATGACCTTCGGCAACCAGCAGGTGACAATCTGGGGCAGCCAGGTAAACAAAACTGTCAGTGGAAAGGAAATCACACTCATCAGGATAAGGGCCTGGTTTTGGAATGGAGGCAGGGAGTAAGGGCTCTTTTCCAGTTGGAATGGATACACCTTCCTGATGTGGAATGGGGCGCTTGGTTTGGGGAGGTGGCAGGACTGAAACTGCGAGATAGACAAAGCTGTCGGTTGCAACAAAGGGATCCAAATCACCACTATCCAGTAAAGTTCCTCTGATATCATGTTTTGAAGGAGTCAGGGGTAAAAGGACATCAGTCTTTGATGTCCTCACAGTGTTACAGATCTCTTGCCCCAGAGATCCACTGTCCATGGATTTGGAACTGTTTATGCCTTTGGTTTGAACTTTTTTCAAATGAATGGCTTTGCTTAAATCTGTGGTGACAGATGTTTGCTTTCTGTCAAGAGTTGAACATTTACGGTCAATTATTTCTGGTTTAGATGCCCCAGTCACTCTTGCAATAGCTTGATCATTGTGTCCTTTATGAGGTAAAGCCGCAATTGCCATTTCTAATTGATACACAGATCTGTCACCATCATAGTTAATGTCCTCTTTACTGGTCTGGCTGGTATTAGACATAAAAACCCCACTGGAGTCTGAGTCCAAAGTAAGATTGGAATCTGGTGATTGAGCATCATTATTTTTCAGTTGAGCCCCAACAGTACCAAGATCCAGTACGGTTGGAATGCTAGTTTGATGAAGATGTCCCATTGGTTGTGTGACAATAACATTGCTTTTGTATTCATTGAGCTGTGATTCAGACTGTGAGTGGAGTAGGTCACTGAGCTCAGAATCTATAGAGTCCTCTCTACATATCCTTTCAAGCTCCAGTAGATCTTCAGCTCCTAACTCTGAACTTGTACCAGAGGGAGCCTGTGAGCCACCAAAACCTGAAGGAGGATTCAAGAGTGGCCAGTGTCTCAAAGAGCCTAAATTCTGGGAATCTGAGTCTTTCCATGTTTCATCCCAAAGCGAGTTGACCATCTCAAGCACAGCCTCCCAGTTTTCAACCTCACATTCAGATGTGACATTTTCATCAACACTTTCCTCAGGTTTCTCTTGAAGAGGTGACATTTTACCGGAGTCCTCCATGAATTCCATAGTTTGTAGATCATATTTAGTTGATCCAGCTTTACGCTCTTCTATTTCCCTCAAAATCTTCCAGTCTTGCAAAGAACAATCCTTCAGTTCGTTTTTTAGCATAGATTTACTGAGATGTCCCTCCACTTTTCCTTGGTGCTCAAGAAAGGGGGAAAGTCGGGGTGTTGGCTTTTTATCTGAGACACTCCTTATGAGCAGAGAGGGCAATGGAGGAAGAATGGGAAGGTTGTGAACTGCCCCACCTTGTCTCACTGTCCTCCTCCTACCAATGAGCCTCCGTGGCCAGGTAGACTCCATTGAAGTTTTGCAGATTGTTGACACTTTAGGAACCACAGGGTGCAAAAGAGGTGCAGTATCATGTTCAGGTTCTGGTGTGGAGGGCTGTTGCTCATTGATGGGCTCAATAGGCTTGGGTTTAAAAGTCTCAAAATGTCTCTGCCCTTTTATGACATTCTCATGTCCCCTTATCTCCTGCTCTTTCTCAATTACCTTGTGTATATCTTGGCCACCCATGAGAGCACTAACTGATAGTTCAGAAAGAGGTGGTCTCGGAGATGAGGGCTGAGTAGGCAAAGACTGTCTGTGGAATTGCTGACTGTAAGGAAGgggagaaggggaaaaaaagacagatggagtgtgtgtgccagtTGAGAAGGGGGATCCAGAAAATGGGGATATCTGTGGAGAGGCTATGCTGCTTGGAAAGAACGCCACTCCTGGATTTAAGAAGTTCTTTTCTCCTGGAGAAAGCTCCAAAGGCTCAGGAAACTTGGGAGGCGTAAGAACCTTCCACGAGTGCCGACACAGACTGTCCTTCTTACCATTATCCTGATGGAGATGCCTCTTGTTCATTGACCCACCAGGTGCTGAAGAACATGAAACGCTTGGGGAAGCTGACCTAACAAACCCTCCCGGTGATCTTAGTTCATCATTAGCCAGTTTCAGCGAGTCAAAAATGAACCGCTCGTCCAGTCTTCTTCCACCAGATAGAATCACAGAAGATCTGGTGTCAAACATGTCTCCACCCAGGGAGCCATTACTGGAGAAATCAGTCTCACGACCTCTCCTCGACCCCAAAGTGCTGTGTGCTGAGCTATGGTCAATCTGCTCATTGATGCACATTGTATCATAGATGGAGCGTTGAGGGATATATCCATCTTCATTGTAGCCTTCTCTGTCATTTTTCTTTGAGCAACAAGGACTCTGGCGCAGGCAACCTGGTCGACTCAGTGTTTTGCccattgtagaaaaaaaatgcaaacaattTCAAAATAAGCTTCcacagaaaaaatgtttatgGTTTAAAAATTTCCAAGTCACAGGTTTTGCGTGTCAAGTCATTTTCActacttcaaaaaaaaaacaacatccatAACTTTGTACATTACAGCAGTAATTAAAGGTAGAAGTGCAAGCAACTTCTTGAAATAGACAGAATCACACTCAGGTAAGTGCAAGACCGTATCTTTGGAAATCGATATAAATAGATGTGTACCTCTCTTCACTGCACATCCCTTCACTGCGCTCTGTATTACCTATTCACCATCTGCTTTGATCGGCAAACAGAGCTGATATTTGTGACGCGTTCACCATACCTTTACAGTATGTTTAGTTGTTTgaatgttaaaaagaaatgtgtaacaagataaaaaaaaactcactgctGATCCAAATTTGGCTAAATTGGAGTCTCTGCCTACTTTGCCCCTTCGTAGTGATAATCATTTCCATCACTTCTATTAGTGGGGATGAGAATCCCCCATCCAGAAATCATAGCATCACTGCCAAGGACAGATGGACAGCCCCAGTTTCTCATGCTTCCTTGGTCCGAGCGTAAAAACTGTCCAGGAAACGCGAGTATAGTCCACATTCAAGAATGAGAACTCGGTCTTCAGAATATCATCCTATTTTATAGAGAAACACTGACGGCCTCTTATTtccacaccatctctctctctctctctctctctctctttccagctccctcctctcacacactctctctctgactctctcaaTCACTGATTCCCCTCCCCCAAGTACTGATGCTGCTTCAGGGCTTTCGTACTTATCAGGACTTTTTTTGCCCCTTGCTTCTTTCACCTGATTTTAGTCATTTTCATCTCAGTGTGGTTTCGATCTGTAAAAATATCCAATAACTCCAATTACACAATAGTAAATTACAGCTTTATGCATCATAACCTTTATAGACATTGTAAAATGTTTGAATGATTAAGTTGTGTAATGCTTAAGTAACGATAATTTAAAACGAGTGTGGTCTTGGCCTTGATAAAACCAACCGTTTAATACTGTCAAAACTAGCCTCGTTTTGTTAGCTGGCCTTAGATTCCCACtctgcacccacacacacacacacacacatactcaaaagCTCTCAACTGACAACTCTTGTGCCCtgtgcacacacccacacacacttctggTGAACACAAAACGTGATTAGGTTATGAGTTATTCCATTTTGTTCTAGTATATCGTGACAAGTCaggaaaacagaaacacatacatcTCTAAATAATTGAGCATCTTTGCAgataagagaagaaaaaatcaCCACCAGATCAAAGTACAACTTATCCAAGATATCCTTGTCTGACTTTACAAGCTAAGAAATCGAAATgtcacattattaaataaagcaaGTTTTCACACTTTTAATACTGTAATCATGATGATTGTCTGCATCCTTACCACTTTTGTTGCTCGTGTCTCAAAACCTGCAGAATCCAGCACAGCGCTCAAGCAAAAGCCTTCCACTCGGTTACCATGGTAGCAAATGACAATTGGCCTCACATCGTAGGCAGGCACTGGATATATCTTGTGCAAATATCTGCATAATCTCGTGGATAAACATTGCAGAACTAATTTGGCCTCTCTTGTGACCGTGTGGTCCTTTGCTgcttaaaactaaaacaaagtaTGTGTGCCACATATTTAATCTTTTGGcagttatgtaaaaaaaaaaaatatatatatatatatatatatatatatataaaacgacAGGCAGGCTGACATAACTAAGTAagaataaatatgaatgaataaaaaaagaactaagAACATGAGGCCATTAATTTAAggaagcaataataataataataagaagaagaagaagaagaagaattatgaattatgatgtgtgtgaatagtctgtagaactgttcaAAGCTCATGACAGTGCAGTGttggcaaaaataaaatttaaaataaaaacctttccaCAATCGAGCCACGGTTTAGAAAGAATTCTTCCTAAGCCTCTCTGCCAAAGAGACACGAGACACAATATACAAGATTTGGTCAGAATGGGTccaaagaaacacacatacacctgctTCATTATTTAGtgttatgaaataaaatatatttctccTCATGGTCTCTCTCTGGATCTTTCTCATCTCCTCAATACTAAATCACACCATGGAGACATCTAAATCAGGTTATGTTAAATAGGTGGAAGTTTCAAATAATGGGAGAAATAATCAGATTTTGGATGAATTGGACTGCATGAGAGTTTCAATTATCCTTATATTCTGAATGAATGACACAAATGCATTACAAACTAATCCAATATGTAATCATGTTTTGCCATTTTTTATAATACAGACTTTTCCACAACACACGTTTTTCCACATGGAGTCTGCACTTATTAAAGAGTGACATGAACTCAACAGCTTTAGAATTAAAGTCcaattaaaagagaaaaaattatatatgaTCGCAAACTAGAAATCTTTTACTAGAGCATGCATTCGTAACATCATTGTAAGATCATGACTTTAAGCAAAAGAATAAAACCGATCCATGAACGTTGAGATCTGTCGCTCAGCGTCCTCCGGAACCCATGCAGCGTGTAGGCGTTTGATTAGTCACATTTCACCCCCGTTCATTGTTTCATTGTGAAGAACAGCAGCGCATGTGTGACGTCTCACAATTTTCAGTGTGTAATTTACGAGGTGTCTTCGTCTGAAGAGctcagctgctgctgctgcttagGTTCCAAATGGACGTCCCGAACGGCAAGGATGCGTGATAGCATGCTGTCCAAAATGATGCCATCCAGAGACTGGGAAGAATACCAGACGGAGCTGCCTGGGTGGCAGGAGCTCTCAGGCTGCAGGTAGAAAACATCTGGACTTTCCTTTACAGAATCCGGACTGTGGGTTAAAGAAAGCggcagaaatacattttttttttagtatgttAACTTACAGCACCTAAAGTTAGGGGGCGTGGTtgctcatttcactactgaggCAACCGCCCAATCAGAACAGAGTAACAAAAACATCCTGCTTATTCCTGAAAGGTTGGAAAATTATGTGAAATGTAATTACAAATGTTCAAATTAGATTTAAAGGGGGAattaattacatattaaataaatatataaaggcgtatgataaaagaagaaaacagtaAGAATGTCGGACACACCGCTATACTTAATGccataaaatagcacttgatccagtatttcctattattttgcattttctttcaaaTCATGCACTGATGtatttgtgaaatgtgtgtatgaCTTAATATGGAGACAAAATACCAAATCAAGCTCATGAATTTATAACGTGTGTAAGGCAGGCCTCTGCTTGATGTCAGCACAGCAGCAATATTTTGGCATTAAATCCTTactacatgcaaaaaaataaaaaataaataatctaatctGACTTCTGCTCGGTTGGACCGAAAGCCTGCAGCTACATTGGAAGCCCTTTGTGGACAAGATTGTAGTCTTGTACTCTTATGACTGGGAGCAGATGTGCAGATGTTGACTAACTGTGTGAGTAGTAATGATCGCTGTGGCTCACCATTTAGAAAGGTAGAACTCATACAGTCTGACAGGACAATGTAAAGGGTCGTCTGTATTCTCAGGCATCTCACCGTACTCCACATTCTCCTCTGCatcttctctcttccttttaCCAAGTAAAACTggaaattatgaaaaaaaaaataatcaaaacacaTTGAGTGGTCTATTGCATGGCTGACGTACAATTAATACAACGTGTATTTAACAACGCTGACAGAAATGTGCAAGTCCTCAAAATATCC encodes the following:
- the gjb9a gene encoding gap junction protein beta 9a; amino-acid sequence: MNWSALQILLSGVSQYSTAFGRVWLSVVFIFRVLVFVVAAQRVWGDENKDFVCNTMQPGCTTVCYDSIFPISHVRIWALQLIFVTCPSLLVVAHVKLREEKDKKFTEFHKGEHLYAHPGKKRGGLWWTYMLSLFFKAGFDCAFVYILHHIYNGFDMPRISKCSLDPCPNTVDCFISRPTEKKIFTIFMVVTSGFCIVMCLFEMSYLIGKKIFKAIIKRKGPGRVPCEHYDATDHANQRRKGRIDPTLTSVENLTLLKKTDQTPEKSAI
- the LOC132852908 gene encoding uncharacterized protein LOC132852908, which gives rise to MGKTLSRPGCLRQSPCCSKKNDREGYNEDGYIPQRSIYDTMCINEQIDHSSAHSTLGSRRGRETDFSSNGSLGGDMFDTRSSVILSGGRRLDERFIFDSLKLANDELRSPGGFVRSASPSVSCSSAPGGSMNKRHLHQDNGKKDSLCRHSWKVLTPPKFPEPLELSPGEKNFLNPGVAFFPSSIASPQISPFSGSPFSTGTHTPSVFFSPSPLPYSQQFHRQSLPTQPSSPRPPLSELSVSALMGGQDIHKVIEKEQEIRGHENVIKGQRHFETFKPKPIEPINEQQPSTPEPEHDTAPLLHPVVPKVSTICKTSMESTWPRRLIGRRRTVRQGGAVHNLPILPPLPSLLIRSVSDKKPTPRLSPFLEHQGKVEGHLSKSMLKNELKDCSLQDWKILREIEERKAGSTKYDLQTMEFMEDSGKMSPLQEKPEESVDENVTSECEVENWEAVLEMVNSLWDETWKDSDSQNLGSLRHWPLLNPPSGFGGSQAPSGTSSELGAEDLLELERICREDSIDSELSDLLHSQSESQLNEYKSNVIVTQPMGHLHQTSIPTVLDLGTVGAQLKNNDAQSPDSNLTLDSDSSGVFMSNTSQTSKEDINYDGDRSVYQLEMAIAALPHKGHNDQAIARVTGASKPEIIDRKCSTLDRKQTSVTTDLSKAIHLKKVQTKGINSSKSMDSGSLGQEICNTVRTSKTDVLLPLTPSKHDIRGTLLDSGDLDPFVATDSFVYLAVSVLPPPQTKRPIPHQEGVSIPTGKEPLLPASIPKPGPYPDECDFLSTDSFVYLAAPDCHLLVAEGHSVYDSKDSDSEDSGSRADFVQASTVGDSDWDSDLTDSDHEWDLWEELEQEVLQGLFCEDQSEMDKECHDK